In Prosthecobacter sp. SYSU 5D2, the following proteins share a genomic window:
- the sigJ gene encoding RNA polymerase sigma factor SigJ — MEEQARLFEQHRSLLLGIAYRMTGVLAEAQDVVQDTWVKWSRAELAKVRDARAWLVTACSRQALDVLKSARRRRESYCGVWLPEPFHETTEDGGPVAAGVDESVSMALMLALEKLSPAERAAFLLHDVFGHEFDEIAVILGKSGPACRKLASRARAAVQAARPRFETRVEDHQRLLEAFLKAAYAGELQELKSLLAESVEMRSDGGGKVSALPDIMRGVDAVARFLVGVMHHRPQAHEGRRLVPCRFNGAPGILIHEGGRLVTALTIDVEAGRIQAIYAVRNPDKLRGLEGV; from the coding sequence ATGGAAGAACAAGCCCGCCTTTTTGAGCAGCACCGCAGCCTGCTGTTGGGGATCGCCTACCGCATGACGGGCGTGCTGGCGGAGGCGCAGGATGTAGTGCAGGACACCTGGGTGAAATGGAGCCGGGCGGAGCTCGCAAAGGTGCGGGATGCCCGTGCCTGGCTGGTGACAGCCTGCAGCCGGCAGGCGCTGGATGTGCTGAAGTCCGCCAGGCGGCGGCGGGAGAGCTACTGCGGTGTGTGGCTGCCGGAGCCTTTTCATGAGACTACAGAAGACGGTGGTCCGGTGGCCGCAGGCGTGGATGAATCCGTCTCCATGGCGCTGATGCTGGCGCTGGAAAAGCTTTCGCCTGCGGAGCGTGCGGCTTTTTTGCTGCACGATGTGTTTGGCCACGAGTTTGATGAGATCGCGGTGATCCTGGGCAAGTCCGGACCGGCCTGCCGCAAGCTGGCCTCGCGTGCGCGGGCCGCTGTGCAGGCGGCGCGGCCTAGGTTTGAGACCAGGGTGGAGGATCATCAGCGGCTGCTGGAGGCCTTTCTGAAAGCGGCTTATGCGGGGGAGTTGCAGGAGCTCAAGTCACTGCTGGCGGAGTCTGTGGAAATGCGCTCGGACGGCGGCGGCAAAGTCTCTGCCCTGCCGGATATCATGCGTGGGGTGGATGCCGTGGCGCGGTTCCTTGTCGGGGTGATGCATCATCGTCCGCAGGCGCATGAAGGCCGCAGACTGGTTCCGTGCCGGTTCAATGGCGCACCGGGCATCCTTATCCATGAAGGCGGCCGCCTGGTCACCGCGCTAACCATTGATGTGGAGGCGGGACGCATCCAGGCCATCTATGCCGTGCGGAATCCGGACAAACTGCGCGGGCTGGAGGGTGTTTGA
- a CDS encoding SgcJ/EcaC family oxidoreductase, producing MRTLLRIDASIRAEGSHSRALGDHFEKRWLEAHPEGRVMRRDLAREPVPHLNAVTLAAFMGQLVADGETVSSMALSEELISELESADEVLVSTPVYNFGTPSALKAWADHVIRAGRTFTMDEKGFHGLLSGKSAWILTARGGVGPLWPDFQGPLLHSVFRILGFDRVQWTALEGTMLGPVQLEQAMTRAWADVEVWFQPGPPADGIEWRGLFTAQDRAEIAALREGQVRAILKGDAAAYARLVTDDIVLMLQGREMVTGREAFLRCETDLLAGTRFITLQQNPLRIERDGVLAVETGSQESGVEAGGAETGHYQARRKYTHVLRKTEDGWRFAVLMSNNSQ from the coding sequence ATGAGAACACTGTTGAGAATTGACGCAAGCATCAGGGCTGAAGGATCGCACTCGCGGGCTTTGGGGGATCATTTTGAAAAACGCTGGCTGGAGGCGCATCCGGAGGGCCGTGTAATGCGGCGGGATCTGGCGCGGGAGCCGGTGCCGCATCTGAATGCGGTCACGCTGGCTGCGTTCATGGGGCAGCTGGTGGCGGATGGGGAGACGGTGTCTTCGATGGCGCTGTCGGAGGAGCTGATCTCGGAGCTGGAGTCTGCGGATGAGGTGCTGGTGAGCACGCCAGTTTATAATTTTGGCACGCCCTCGGCGCTGAAGGCGTGGGCGGACCATGTCATCCGTGCGGGGCGGACTTTCACGATGGATGAGAAGGGCTTTCACGGGCTCCTGAGCGGAAAGTCTGCGTGGATCCTCACAGCACGAGGAGGGGTGGGGCCGCTGTGGCCGGACTTTCAGGGGCCGCTGCTGCATTCGGTTTTTCGCATCCTGGGGTTTGACCGTGTGCAGTGGACGGCGCTGGAGGGCACGATGCTGGGGCCGGTGCAACTGGAGCAGGCGATGACACGGGCCTGGGCGGACGTGGAGGTGTGGTTCCAGCCTGGGCCGCCGGCGGACGGCATCGAATGGCGCGGCCTGTTCACGGCGCAGGACCGGGCGGAGATCGCGGCGCTGCGGGAGGGGCAGGTGCGGGCGATTTTAAAGGGGGATGCGGCGGCTTATGCCAGGCTGGTGACGGATGACATTGTGCTGATGCTGCAAGGGCGGGAAATGGTGACGGGAAGAGAGGCCTTTCTGCGCTGCGAGACGGACCTGCTGGCAGGGACGCGATTTATTACCTTGCAGCAGAATCCGCTGAGGATCGAGCGGGATGGTGTACTGGCGGTCGAGACGGGCAGCCAGGAGTCCGGGGTGGAGGCGGGAGGGGCGGAAACGGGGCATTACCAGGCCCGGCGGAAATACACGCATGTACTCCGCAAAACCGAAGACGGCTGGCGTTTTGCCGTTCTGATGTCAAACAACAGCCAGTGA
- a CDS encoding HAD family phosphatase, with product MLEIPDYPFQAYIFDCDGTLVDSMPRHYEAWLASLKLHNAPFEFTEEFFYARAGVREQDVVIELNALHGSTVDPDAVAESKVEMFLKIIPQMEAIKPVADFARSLEGKFPMAVASGSEEIIVRGCLAASGLLHLFPTIVTPAYVKRGKPAPDMFLLAAEKMGVDPKECLVLEDGQAGIVAAEAAGMQWAFVPRTLRG from the coding sequence ATGCTCGAGATTCCTGACTATCCCTTTCAAGCCTACATCTTTGACTGCGACGGCACCCTGGTGGATTCCATGCCCCGGCATTATGAAGCCTGGCTGGCGTCACTGAAACTGCACAACGCGCCCTTTGAGTTCACCGAAGAGTTTTTTTATGCGCGTGCCGGTGTGCGTGAGCAGGATGTGGTCATCGAACTGAATGCCCTGCACGGCAGCACGGTGGATCCCGATGCCGTGGCGGAATCCAAGGTGGAGATGTTCCTGAAAATCATCCCGCAGATGGAGGCCATCAAGCCGGTGGCCGACTTCGCCCGCTCCCTGGAGGGAAAATTCCCCATGGCCGTCGCCTCCGGCAGCGAGGAGATCATCGTGCGCGGCTGCCTGGCAGCCAGCGGTCTTCTGCATCTCTTTCCTACCATTGTCACCCCGGCGTATGTGAAGCGTGGCAAACCCGCGCCGGACATGTTCCTGCTGGCCGCTGAAAAGATGGGCGTGGACCCGAAGGAATGTCTGGTGCTGGAAGACGGCCAGGCCGGCATCGTCGCCGCCGAGGCGGCCGGCATGCAGTGGGCCTTCGTCCCCCGCACCCTGCGGGGCTAA
- a CDS encoding PQQ-binding-like beta-propeller repeat protein encodes MKLKTTLLLALISATALQAADWAEWGGGKTRNMVSDEKNIPSDFSPGTKYGPKAAPKIAGRLRPNAEQANKGPGAEDIEMSTTKNCLWVAKLGSQTYGTPIIADGKVYIGTNNESPRDPKNVGDRGIVMCFDEKTGDFLWQLVSPKMGSGKVNDWEYLGICASPTIVGNRAYVPGNRCQIICLDVEGMANGNDGMKEEAAFMAVPDKDGKLTPIEPGAQDADIIWVYDMYKELGVFQHNATAGYPLVVDGKVFVPTCNGVDWTHTNIPSPQSPSFIMLDAENGTLLGEMDHVASERVLHCSWSSPTYTEVDGKPHIIFAAGDGWVYSMAPETEKKDDFDILKEYWRYDANPPEYRKNEAGEPIKYVEYDGPSEIIGTPVVYEGLVYVAIGQDPEHGEGVGMLSCIDPKLTGDISGKAVWTFKGIERSISTAAIKDGLIYIPDYTGRLFCLDAKTGKEYWKFDTKGHIWASPLVVDGKVYIGNEEGELFILAEGKEMKELNTIEFSSPLFGGLVAANGCLYVATNTHLYCFKEGGKPVAAAGAE; translated from the coding sequence ATGAAGCTAAAAACCACCCTCCTCCTGGCACTCATCAGTGCCACAGCACTCCAGGCAGCCGATTGGGCCGAATGGGGCGGCGGCAAGACCCGCAACATGGTCTCCGACGAAAAGAACATCCCTTCGGATTTCAGCCCTGGCACCAAATACGGCCCCAAGGCCGCACCCAAGATCGCCGGACGTCTCCGCCCCAATGCTGAACAGGCCAACAAAGGCCCTGGCGCTGAGGACATCGAGATGAGCACCACCAAGAACTGCCTATGGGTGGCGAAGCTCGGCTCCCAGACCTATGGCACGCCCATCATCGCCGACGGCAAAGTCTATATTGGCACGAACAACGAATCTCCGCGCGATCCGAAGAACGTCGGCGACCGTGGCATCGTCATGTGCTTTGACGAAAAGACCGGCGACTTCCTCTGGCAGCTCGTTTCCCCCAAGATGGGCAGCGGCAAGGTGAATGACTGGGAATACCTGGGCATCTGCGCCAGCCCCACCATCGTCGGCAACCGCGCTTATGTCCCCGGCAACCGCTGCCAGATCATCTGTCTGGATGTCGAAGGCATGGCCAATGGCAACGACGGCATGAAAGAAGAGGCCGCCTTCATGGCCGTGCCGGACAAGGACGGCAAGCTCACCCCCATCGAGCCCGGTGCCCAGGATGCGGACATCATCTGGGTGTATGACATGTACAAGGAGCTGGGCGTTTTCCAGCACAACGCCACCGCCGGTTATCCCCTCGTGGTGGACGGCAAGGTCTTCGTCCCGACCTGCAACGGCGTGGACTGGACGCACACCAACATTCCGTCTCCTCAGTCCCCCAGCTTTATCATGCTGGATGCTGAAAACGGCACTCTCCTAGGCGAGATGGACCACGTGGCCAGCGAGCGCGTGCTGCATTGCTCCTGGTCCAGCCCGACCTATACGGAGGTGGATGGCAAGCCGCATATCATCTTCGCCGCCGGTGACGGCTGGGTCTATTCCATGGCCCCGGAAACCGAGAAGAAGGACGACTTTGACATCCTCAAAGAATACTGGCGCTATGATGCCAACCCGCCTGAATACCGCAAAAACGAGGCCGGCGAGCCGATCAAATACGTCGAGTACGACGGCCCCAGCGAGATCATCGGCACCCCCGTGGTGTATGAAGGCCTCGTTTATGTGGCCATCGGCCAGGACCCTGAGCACGGCGAAGGTGTGGGCATGCTGAGCTGCATTGACCCCAAACTGACCGGCGACATCTCCGGCAAGGCCGTGTGGACCTTCAAGGGCATCGAGCGCTCCATCTCCACCGCCGCCATCAAGGACGGTCTGATTTACATCCCGGACTATACCGGCCGCCTGTTCTGCCTGGATGCCAAGACCGGCAAGGAATATTGGAAGTTCGATACCAAAGGCCACATCTGGGCCAGCCCCCTGGTGGTGGACGGCAAAGTCTATATCGGCAACGAAGAGGGTGAGCTGTTCATCCTGGCTGAAGGCAAGGAAATGAAGGAACTCAACACCATCGAGTTTTCCTCCCCGCTGTTCGGTGGCCTCGTCGCTGCCAACGGCTGCCTCTACGTCGCCACCAATACCCACCTGTATTGTTTCAAAGAAGGCGGCAAGCCTGTCGCGGCTGCCGGTGCTGAATAA
- a CDS encoding PQQ-binding-like beta-propeller repeat protein — translation MVPHRFYRTASWSALAASLLTLSLQANDWPTWRGPLQNGVSLEHYTNAGKLPDAPAWTYDARGRGTPVIFEDKVILWGYRGETSDLVELLTVLDAKTGKKIWEVEIADYLSDSIYNRYSIGAPTVDPETKRIYLCSNAGVFVCYEMDGKKVFEIPLMEEYGRLTFPNARVGSPVIEGDVVMTHFIFSNWGADGPAADRIYGFDKKTGELVWWSRPGIVPPVDSAFSTPVLETRDGKRVAYFTTGCGHVVCVNTRNGAAYWKMPISKNGVNASVALHKGNKLIAIHADENIDASDKGRMIAIKLPEKLVAAEGPESTVLEGAELWRLPLGATSSSPVIVGDMIYQLTDGGELNCINAESGEMLWKKKLSNANLHSSPLYVDGLLYCPMMEGKVVVVKPGDKDAEIVQEIKLDGQCLGAPAVCDGVLYVTTTEKFYSFPIPNSGIKVDEAPVAEIPKAGKATALQIIPAEVVLMAGEKQAFRIRSVDANGFVVDENVKGVKWESFIPPTARVKASMDAKFNEAGELVVAADAKESAGAFKATGPDGITGTIRGRALKNLPMTEDFEGYTLNEDQPNEGVKFSYPPLPWIGARFKFDIREYEGNKVFAKTFDRLLFQRGTVFVAPSHLSNYTMQADVLTEGSARLKSDIGFINQRYLICLRGNANKLEVSSNPERLKVEGNFKVSANTWYTLKTRVDVNEDGSGVVRGKVWPKGEAEPEAWTVEAKVEKAHKQGSPGIFGFSQMNQKRVFMDNLSITPNK, via the coding sequence ATGGTCCCCCATCGCTTTTATCGCACTGCTTCTTGGTCCGCACTTGCGGCGTCTCTTCTGACACTCTCTCTCCAGGCCAATGACTGGCCGACCTGGCGCGGCCCGCTGCAAAACGGCGTCAGCCTGGAGCATTATACCAATGCGGGCAAACTGCCTGATGCTCCCGCCTGGACCTACGACGCCCGTGGTCGTGGCACTCCGGTCATCTTTGAAGACAAGGTCATTCTGTGGGGCTATCGCGGAGAGACCTCCGACCTTGTAGAACTCCTCACGGTTCTGGATGCCAAGACTGGCAAGAAAATCTGGGAGGTGGAGATCGCCGATTACCTCAGCGATTCCATTTACAATCGCTACTCCATCGGGGCGCCCACGGTGGATCCTGAGACCAAGCGCATCTACCTCTGCAGCAATGCAGGCGTCTTTGTCTGCTATGAGATGGACGGCAAGAAGGTCTTCGAAATCCCCCTCATGGAGGAATATGGCCGCCTGACCTTCCCGAACGCCCGTGTGGGCAGCCCGGTCATCGAAGGAGATGTGGTGATGACCCATTTCATCTTCTCCAACTGGGGAGCTGACGGCCCCGCTGCGGACCGCATCTATGGCTTTGACAAGAAGACCGGCGAACTCGTCTGGTGGTCCCGCCCCGGCATTGTGCCGCCGGTGGACAGCGCCTTCTCCACACCCGTGCTGGAAACGCGAGACGGCAAGCGCGTGGCCTATTTCACCACCGGCTGCGGCCATGTTGTCTGCGTGAACACCCGCAACGGTGCTGCCTACTGGAAGATGCCCATCAGTAAAAACGGCGTCAATGCCTCCGTCGCACTGCATAAGGGTAACAAGCTCATCGCCATCCATGCCGATGAAAACATTGATGCTTCCGACAAAGGCCGCATGATCGCCATCAAGCTGCCGGAAAAACTCGTGGCCGCCGAAGGGCCTGAAAGCACCGTGCTGGAAGGCGCCGAGCTCTGGCGCCTGCCCTTGGGTGCCACCAGCAGTTCTCCGGTCATCGTGGGTGACATGATCTATCAGCTCACCGATGGCGGCGAGCTCAACTGCATCAACGCGGAATCCGGTGAGATGCTCTGGAAGAAAAAGCTCAGCAATGCCAACCTGCATTCCTCACCCCTCTATGTGGACGGCCTGCTCTATTGCCCCATGATGGAAGGCAAGGTGGTCGTGGTGAAGCCCGGCGACAAGGATGCAGAGATCGTCCAGGAGATCAAACTGGATGGCCAGTGCCTCGGCGCACCTGCCGTCTGTGATGGCGTGCTTTACGTCACCACGACAGAGAAGTTTTACAGCTTTCCGATCCCCAACAGCGGCATCAAGGTGGATGAAGCACCGGTGGCCGAGATCCCCAAGGCGGGCAAAGCCACCGCGCTGCAGATCATTCCTGCAGAAGTCGTGCTCATGGCCGGTGAAAAGCAGGCCTTCCGCATCCGCAGCGTGGATGCCAACGGCTTCGTCGTGGATGAAAACGTCAAAGGCGTAAAATGGGAATCTTTCATCCCCCCAACCGCCCGCGTGAAGGCCAGCATGGATGCCAAATTCAATGAGGCAGGCGAACTTGTCGTGGCAGCCGATGCCAAAGAAAGCGCTGGTGCTTTCAAGGCCACCGGACCCGATGGCATCACCGGCACCATCCGTGGCCGCGCTCTGAAAAACCTGCCGATGACGGAGGACTTCGAAGGCTACACCCTCAATGAAGACCAGCCCAATGAAGGCGTGAAGTTCTCGTATCCGCCGCTTCCCTGGATTGGGGCCCGCTTCAAGTTCGACATCCGTGAGTATGAGGGGAACAAAGTCTTCGCCAAGACCTTTGACCGCCTGCTGTTCCAGCGCGGCACCGTCTTCGTCGCCCCGTCCCACCTGTCCAACTACACCATGCAGGCGGATGTGCTGACCGAAGGCAGCGCCCGTCTGAAGTCCGACATCGGTTTCATCAACCAGCGCTACCTCATCTGCCTGCGCGGCAATGCTAACAAACTGGAAGTCAGCTCCAACCCGGAGCGCCTGAAAGTGGAAGGCAATTTCAAAGTCTCCGCCAACACCTGGTACACCCTCAAGACCCGCGTGGACGTCAATGAAGACGGCAGCGGTGTGGTCCGTGGAAAAGTCTGGCCAAAAGGCGAGGCCGAGCCAGAAGCCTGGACCGTCGAAGCCAAGGTGGAAAAAGCCCACAAGCAGGGCAGCCCCGGCATCTTCGGCTTCAGCCAGATGAACCAGAAGCGCGTGTTCATGGACAATTTGAGCATCACACCGAACAAGTAA
- a CDS encoding DUF3482 domain-containing protein, protein MPPPPGIAPPASDIVTLSLISHTNAGKTTLARTLLRRDVGEVRDAAHVTLFNESYTLLEEEARLLRLWDTPGFGDSARLLKRLKRESNPVLWFLSQTWDRLTDKPLWCSQQALKNVRDDADVVLYLVNATEPPEVAAYIAPEMEVLGWVGKPVLVLLNQTGPVQDPAAESAEMNAWREHLKTFPLVHAVLRMDAFARCWVQEDRLMESLAALVPETKTEPFKHLKRAWHQRNVDVFNKSCRVISELLTAAVVDGVAVRNETLLERVGIGRTELNKEYQEAREKLAVQLADRITAATNSLIRLHGLEGEAARAMGALAQDQFHAPQKVPEAIWSVVGSVAGGAMGGLIADLKMGGMTFGGGALAGGFLAGLGAYALIRSYNLVRGGDQRLHWSREHFREQVRLAMLTYLAVSHFGRGRGEWQESAEPSHWNKLVDEVLDEHSDGVDRLWKEGVEKEVLPDALSKSALPLVKDCLSCTLARLYPDVSIDV, encoded by the coding sequence ATGCCACCCCCGCCAGGCATCGCGCCCCCAGCATCGGACATTGTTACGCTCAGCCTCATCTCGCACACCAATGCGGGCAAGACGACGCTGGCCCGCACGCTGCTGCGCCGTGACGTGGGCGAGGTGCGGGATGCCGCGCATGTGACGCTTTTTAATGAGTCTTACACCCTGCTGGAGGAGGAGGCCCGTCTGCTGCGGCTGTGGGACACGCCCGGCTTTGGTGACAGTGCACGGCTGCTGAAACGGCTGAAACGGGAAAGCAATCCGGTGTTGTGGTTTCTGTCCCAGACCTGGGACCGCCTCACGGACAAACCTCTCTGGTGCAGCCAGCAGGCGCTCAAAAATGTGCGCGATGACGCGGATGTGGTCCTTTATCTGGTCAATGCCACCGAGCCGCCGGAAGTGGCCGCCTACATCGCCCCGGAGATGGAAGTGCTGGGCTGGGTGGGCAAGCCGGTGCTGGTGCTTCTCAACCAGACCGGCCCTGTCCAGGATCCGGCTGCCGAGTCGGCGGAGATGAATGCCTGGCGGGAACATCTCAAAACCTTTCCGCTCGTCCACGCCGTTTTGCGCATGGATGCCTTCGCCCGCTGCTGGGTGCAGGAGGACCGCCTCATGGAATCCCTGGCGGCACTGGTGCCGGAAACCAAGACTGAACCGTTCAAGCATCTCAAGCGTGCCTGGCATCAGCGCAATGTGGACGTTTTTAACAAGTCATGCCGGGTCATCTCGGAATTGCTCACCGCCGCTGTGGTGGATGGCGTGGCGGTGCGCAATGAAACGCTGCTGGAGCGTGTGGGTATTGGCCGCACGGAACTCAACAAAGAGTACCAGGAAGCACGGGAGAAACTGGCTGTGCAGCTTGCAGACCGCATCACCGCAGCCACCAATTCACTGATCCGTCTTCACGGTCTGGAAGGCGAGGCCGCAAGGGCCATGGGTGCCCTGGCGCAGGACCAGTTCCATGCTCCGCAAAAGGTGCCGGAGGCCATCTGGAGTGTGGTGGGCAGTGTCGCCGGTGGAGCCATGGGCGGACTCATCGCCGACTTGAAGATGGGCGGCATGACCTTTGGCGGCGGCGCTTTGGCGGGTGGTTTTCTCGCGGGCCTTGGAGCGTATGCTTTGATCCGCAGTTATAACCTGGTGCGTGGCGGCGACCAGCGTCTGCACTGGTCGCGTGAGCATTTCCGTGAGCAGGTGCGTCTGGCCATGCTTACCTATCTGGCGGTCTCACACTTTGGCCGCGGACGTGGTGAATGGCAGGAGAGCGCGGAGCCTTCTCACTGGAACAAACTGGTGGATGAAGTGCTGGATGAGCATAGCGATGGCGTGGACCGTTTGTGGAAGGAAGGTGTGGAAAAGGAAGTCCTGCCGGATGCCCTGTCAAAGTCGGCACTGCCTCTCGTCAAAGACTGCCTCTCATGCACACTGGCCCGTCTCTATCCCGATGTGAGCATTGATGTCTGA
- a CDS encoding PQQ-dependent sugar dehydrogenase, translated as MPETPPLEIPALPAVVPPLEIPEEVFAGVTLNRIAFDREFDSPVMLATVPEGEGEQVIAMQRGEFCAVKLDGSGEWRVFLDFRKRMEGLTLFEEGVHGIAFHPQFETNRLFYLSYTQNEPRRTVISEMRATPGSAPVALPESERIVLEIPQPLADHWGGHISFGPDGFLYIALGDGGLRNDPYRLAQNPWVLHGKILRLDVNRRTGKLPYGIPADNPFANDQLVRPEIYALGLRNPWGLSFDTHTGHLWCADVGQDLWEEINLIKKGANYGWSDRDGPVASGFHPGPLMADTPFTEPVHAYTRQRGEGICIVGGLLYRGEKMPALEGSFLFADWGYGTVWALEMDSFNERATRRLLIHRKPEAMKLNPTLITADAEGEPVVLSQEGNLYRLEYGEEVAALEE; from the coding sequence GTGCCCGAGACCCCTCCGCTGGAGATCCCCGCCCTGCCGGCCGTTGTGCCGCCCCTGGAGATTCCGGAGGAAGTGTTTGCCGGCGTGACCTTGAACCGCATCGCTTTTGACCGGGAATTTGATTCCCCGGTGATGCTGGCCACGGTTCCTGAAGGCGAGGGTGAGCAGGTCATTGCCATGCAGCGGGGGGAGTTCTGTGCGGTGAAACTGGATGGTAGCGGGGAGTGGCGGGTGTTTTTGGATTTCCGCAAACGCATGGAGGGGCTGACGCTTTTTGAGGAGGGGGTGCATGGCATTGCGTTTCATCCACAGTTTGAAACCAACCGGCTGTTTTACCTGAGCTACACGCAGAATGAGCCGCGCCGCACGGTGATCAGCGAGATGCGCGCGACCCCGGGAAGTGCGCCGGTGGCGCTGCCGGAAAGTGAACGCATCGTGCTGGAGATCCCGCAACCGCTGGCCGACCACTGGGGCGGGCACATCAGCTTTGGTCCGGATGGGTTTCTTTACATTGCCCTGGGTGACGGGGGGCTGCGAAACGATCCTTACCGCCTTGCTCAAAACCCGTGGGTGCTGCATGGCAAGATCCTTCGCCTGGATGTGAACCGGCGCACGGGAAAGCTGCCGTATGGCATCCCGGCGGACAATCCGTTTGCCAACGACCAGCTGGTGCGCCCGGAGATCTATGCGCTGGGCCTGCGCAACCCATGGGGCCTGTCTTTTGATACCCACACCGGGCATCTCTGGTGCGCGGATGTGGGGCAGGATCTGTGGGAGGAGATCAACCTGATCAAGAAAGGGGCGAACTATGGCTGGAGTGACCGGGACGGGCCGGTGGCGTCCGGTTTCCATCCGGGTCCGCTGATGGCGGACACGCCGTTTACAGAACCTGTCCATGCCTACACCCGCCAGCGCGGGGAGGGCATCTGCATCGTCGGCGGGCTGCTGTATCGCGGTGAAAAAATGCCTGCTCTGGAGGGCAGCTTTCTGTTTGCCGACTGGGGCTACGGCACGGTCTGGGCGCTGGAGATGGACAGCTTCAATGAACGCGCCACCCGTCGTCTGCTGATCCACCGCAAACCGGAGGCGATGAAGCTGAACCCGACCCTGATCACGGCCGATGCCGAGGGCGAACCCGTGGTGCTTTCCCAGGAGGGCAATCTGTACCGCCTGGAGTATGGCGAAGAGGTGGCCGCGCTGGAGGAATAA
- a CDS encoding D-2-hydroxyacid dehydrogenase, with protein sequence MKIVLLDAFTANPGDASWAPLESLGTCAIHDRTPVDETVARCAGAEVIITNKAPVTREMIAELPALKYIGVTATGYNIVDVVAAKERGIVVTNVPGYSSPAVAQLVFALLLELTNHVGHHAGTVAEGRWQACPDFCYWDHPIIELSGRTLGIIGYGDIGSAVGKIATAFGMKVLASKREWKTPPPEGVTPASIDDIFVQSDAISLHCPLTDATKFLVNERTLGLMKKTAFLINTGRGPLVDEAALAKALNDGRIAGAGLDVLSVEPPKNGNPLIGAKNALITPHIGWASREARTRLIAATAANLKAFMDGKPVNVVG encoded by the coding sequence ATGAAAATCGTTCTTCTTGATGCCTTCACCGCCAACCCCGGAGATGCCTCCTGGGCTCCACTGGAATCCCTTGGCACCTGTGCCATTCATGACCGCACTCCGGTGGATGAAACCGTGGCCCGCTGTGCCGGTGCGGAGGTCATCATCACGAACAAAGCGCCGGTCACGCGTGAGATGATCGCGGAACTGCCCGCCCTGAAGTACATCGGCGTGACGGCCACGGGTTATAACATTGTGGATGTGGTGGCGGCGAAGGAGCGCGGCATCGTGGTGACCAATGTGCCGGGGTACAGCTCGCCCGCCGTGGCGCAGCTTGTCTTTGCGCTGTTGCTGGAGCTGACCAATCACGTGGGTCATCATGCCGGAACGGTGGCGGAAGGCCGCTGGCAGGCCTGCCCGGATTTTTGCTACTGGGACCATCCCATCATCGAGCTTAGCGGCCGCACGCTCGGCATCATTGGTTATGGGGACATCGGCAGCGCGGTGGGGAAGATCGCCACGGCTTTTGGCATGAAGGTGCTGGCCAGCAAACGCGAGTGGAAAACGCCGCCGCCGGAAGGCGTGACCCCGGCCAGCATTGATGACATTTTTGTGCAAAGCGATGCCATCTCACTGCACTGCCCGCTGACGGATGCGACGAAGTTTCTGGTGAACGAACGGACGCTGGGCCTGATGAAAAAGACCGCCTTCCTCATCAATACCGGGCGCGGACCTCTGGTGGATGAAGCTGCATTGGCCAAGGCGCTCAATGACGGCCGCATCGCCGGCGCGGGACTGGATGTGCTATCGGTGGAGCCACCGAAAAACGGCAATCCGCTCATCGGGGCCAAGAACGCGCTCATCACCCCGCACATCGGCTGGGCCAGCCGGGAGGCGCGGACACGGCTCATCGCCGCCACGGCGGCCAACCTGAAGGCGTTCATGGACGGCAAGCCGGTGAACGTGGTGGGGTGA